GCGCAAGCCTGAGGACCTACGAGCTCTACTACGAGTCGTGGGGCCAAACGTGGGAGCGCCAAGCGCTCCTTAAGGCCCGGCCCGTAGCCGGAAGCCGCCAGCTGGGTGAGGCCTTTCTTGCCACCATTACCCCCTTCATCTTTCGCAAATACCTTGACTTCGACGCCATCCAGGAAATCCGGGGGATGAAGGAGCGAATCGACAGCCGCCTGGGCATCTCCGCCCCTAAGGGAGCCCACCACGTCAAGCTCGGGGCTGGCGGCATCCGGGAAGTGGAGTTCGTCATCCAGGCGTTCCAGATGCTGTATGGGGGCCAAGACCAATGGCTTCGGGAGGACAACTCCCTGCGGGCCCTCCACCGGCTCTCCGAGCGTGGCCACATCACGTTTGACGAGTACGCCAAGCTCACTAAGGCCTACACGTTCCTCAGGGAGCTGGAAAACCGCATTCAGATGACCTACGGCCTCCAGGCCCATAAGATCCCGGATGACGAGAAATCCCGGGCCGCCCTGGCCAGGAAAATGGGCTTGGAGGGCGACACACCAGACGAGCTCGCCTCCGCGCTATTGAACGCCTACGAGCACCACACGGCTCGGGTCCGGACGGTCTATAACAAATTCTTCTACACGGCGGATGTGGAGGAGGCAAGCGTCCCGGATAAGGAATATGGCTGGCTCTTCGATCCGGAACTTCGCACGGAAGCCCTCAAGCGCCTCGAAGCCCTGGGATTCGCTCACCCTGAGAGGGCGGCCAATGACCTCATTCTCCTCCACGATGGCTCCCCCGGCCGCCACCCCTCGGCCCACAGCAGGTTGCTCCTTCGGCGCCTGGTCCCCACACTCCTGGAGCACCTCAAGACGTTGGCCGACCCCGATATGGCGCTCCGCCACTTCGAGGCATTCATCAACGCCTCTGAGGCGAGGGAAATGGAAATTTCGATGCTACTGGACCACCCAAGCCTCCTTAAACACCTCCTGGCCCTCTTCGGCCACTCGGAGTTTCTATCCTCCGTCCTCCTTCGCCAGCCCAACCTGTTTAACACCCTTGTAGACCCGGCCATCATCACTGAACCTGTATCGGCCCCTGCCTTTGAGCGAGAGCTTCACCGAACCCTGGATGCGATCGACGGCCCAGAGCGGCGCCGAGAAGAGCTCCGTCGGCTAAAAAAGGCGGCGGAGCTTAGAATCGGGCTACGCCACCTCTGGGGCGAGTGCGATCTTAAGGAGGCCTTTGGCGAGCTAACGGTCGTGGCCGAGGCCGCCCTTCGCTGGGCATTGGCCTCGGCCGAGGAAGAGGCCCTCTCCACCTACGGCCAGCCCCGCGAGGGGCGAGAAGGGCAGTACCGACCGGCAACCTTCACCGTTATCGGCCTTGGCAAGCTCGGTGGTCGTGAGCTCGACTTCGGCTCAGACCTCGATGTCATGTTTGTCTTTTCCAAAGAGGGGACCACCGACGGGCGCGGAGCAACGGGCGAGGCCCTGACCAATAGCGCATATTTCTCCCTGCTTGCCCAGCGCATCATTCACATCCTCTCATCGACAACCCAGAGCGGCTACGCCTACAAAGTCGATGCCAGGCTTCGGCCAGATGGGATTCATGCGCCCCTGGTCCACAATCTGGCCGGCCTGAAAGCTTATTACCCGGAGCGTGGCCGGCTCTGGGAGCGGCAGGCCATGATCCGGGCCCGCGCCGTGGCGGGCGAAGAGGCGCTGGGCCGTGCCGTCATCGAACTGCTGGAGGCGTTCGCATACGGAAGCCCCATCGGCCCAGAGGACATCTTGGCTATGGACGCCATGCGTCGCCGTATGGAGCGAGAGCGGGTACGGGAGGGCACGGGACGGCGCAACTTTAAGCTTGGTCGGGGTGGGCTGGCCGACATCGAGTTTGCCTGCCAAATTCTCCAGCTCGCCTACGGGCGAGAGCACCCGGAGGTCCGGGGCCCCAACACCCTCAAGGCGATAGAGCGGCTAGTGGCTGCGGGGGGGCTTGAGCCTACAGAGGGCGAAACCCTAGCAGAGGCCTATGGGTTCCTGAGGCGGGTGGAGAAACAGCTCCGCGTCGAAATGGACCGCCCGGTGGAGGTTCTACCGGCGGCGGAGGAAAAGCTCGCCGCCCTCGCCCGGCGGATGGGTCGCCAGGATGGAAGCCCGGCCGCCCTCGCCGAAGCCTTTCTCGGGGAGTACGATCGCCAGACCAGCCTTGTCAGAGACCTTTACGACGCCATCCTCACAAGGGAAAGACGTGCCCGGTAATTGATGATTCGATATTAGCCCTTACAGCCTGTTTTCAAGATTCATTTTTGAAGCTTCAAAACACCTTTTTCCTTCATAAACCGAGGGACTGTCGCTCTGTCACAACCTATACGGCAGTCTAATACCTTGCGGGGACAGCGGTGTGGGAGAGGCGCAAGCAGGATCCTAAGACTATACTCATCGACCTGGTACGCAAGCCCACTAAGGTGGAATCCCCCCCCTCCGGAGGCTAGAGATATCCCTACTATCTCCCGCTTCT
This genomic interval from Nitrospinota bacterium contains the following:
- a CDS encoding glutamate-ammonia-ligase adenylyltransferase — protein: MIDSAHTRAAISDLLQATSCGQRELRLLKSLGFTDVKRAWTNIASLRETIGPADPTGHLLPTFLSELVQGFDAEVGLNAAERLAASLETPERLVPLCLEDASSRRALVACLSGSPYLSEMLISEPKLLEEVFGSGELGRSVFKDELEAELARQLEKAEGMEGAMKVLRRFRRRAFLRLGLRDLMREAELTETVEDLSNLADACLDAGLGFVENLLRARFGEPRYTDSEGVERLGEFCVIGMGKLGGQELNFSSDIDLMYVYASERGKTTGIREPSGRLTGQIELHEYYTRLSQELTRLIGERTADGVVFRVDLRLRPEGKSGNICASLRTYELYYESWGQTWERQALLKARPVAGSRQLGEAFLATITPFIFRKYLDFDAIQEIRGMKERIDSRLGISAPKGAHHVKLGAGGIREVEFVIQAFQMLYGGQDQWLREDNSLRALHRLSERGHITFDEYAKLTKAYTFLRELENRIQMTYGLQAHKIPDDEKSRAALARKMGLEGDTPDELASALLNAYEHHTARVRTVYNKFFYTADVEEASVPDKEYGWLFDPELRTEALKRLEALGFAHPERAANDLILLHDGSPGRHPSAHSRLLLRRLVPTLLEHLKTLADPDMALRHFEAFINASEAREMEISMLLDHPSLLKHLLALFGHSEFLSSVLLRQPNLFNTLVDPAIITEPVSAPAFERELHRTLDAIDGPERRREELRRLKKAAELRIGLRHLWGECDLKEAFGELTVVAEAALRWALASAEEEALSTYGQPREGREGQYRPATFTVIGLGKLGGRELDFGSDLDVMFVFSKEGTTDGRGATGEALTNSAYFSLLAQRIIHILSSTTQSGYAYKVDARLRPDGIHAPLVHNLAGLKAYYPERGRLWERQAMIRARAVAGEEALGRAVIELLEAFAYGSPIGPEDILAMDAMRRRMERERVREGTGRRNFKLGRGGLADIEFACQILQLAYGREHPEVRGPNTLKAIERLVAAGGLEPTEGETLAEAYGFLRRVEKQLRVEMDRPVEVLPAAEEKLAALARRMGRQDGSPAALAEAFLGEYDRQTSLVRDLYDAILTRERRAR